A section of the Flavobacterium ardleyense genome encodes:
- a CDS encoding SDR family oxidoreductase — MTKDEIAPNSAISSDEIDRCIAILTQLNSDTDQIFDIEKEQRTALLIAAGKFSRPDRDELSRRKKDGKLVAKRKKEKQDRTARKETGIRYAREASVFQAPKLLAFTELNSKEQFELETPRNCYVCKTEFTKMHHFYDTMCCDCGDFNYAKRFQTADVNGQVAVITGSRLKIGYHITLMLLRGGATVIATTRFPVDSALRFSKEADFMDWGHRLKIHGLDLRHIPSVEIFCNFIEQKYDRLDILINNAAQTVRRPSGFYTHLMENEESPISSLPKQAQALLLDHTSCLDELKVLTSGASSNQNMPVTWHGPEPGIGLRASAKLSQIPYSFDNALVANEVFPEGELDADLQQVDLRKTNSWRLKLGEIETTEMIEVQLVNSVAPFVLCNRLSEVMKKDNTGQKHIINVSAMEGKFHRFFKEARHPHTNMAKAALNMLTHTAAGELAKAGIFMNAVDTGWVTDEDPAELAKKKQELEDFQPPLDIVDGAARVMDPLFDGINTGKHWCGKFLKDYNPIPW, encoded by the coding sequence ATGACGAAAGATGAAATAGCGCCTAATAGCGCCATAAGTTCAGATGAAATTGATAGATGCATCGCCATTTTGACACAGTTAAATTCCGATACCGACCAGATATTTGATATCGAAAAAGAGCAACGAACGGCTTTGTTAATAGCGGCTGGAAAATTTTCTAGACCCGACAGAGATGAACTTTCTCGCAGAAAAAAGGACGGTAAATTGGTTGCCAAACGCAAAAAGGAAAAGCAAGACCGGACGGCAAGAAAAGAGACTGGAATTCGATATGCCCGTGAAGCGAGTGTGTTTCAAGCACCAAAATTATTGGCTTTCACCGAGCTCAATAGTAAGGAACAATTTGAACTAGAAACGCCTAGAAATTGTTATGTCTGCAAAACGGAATTTACAAAAATGCACCATTTTTACGATACCATGTGTTGCGATTGCGGTGATTTTAATTACGCAAAACGTTTTCAGACTGCCGATGTTAACGGGCAAGTAGCGGTGATCACTGGCTCTCGCCTGAAAATTGGGTATCATATTACGTTGATGCTTTTGCGCGGAGGTGCGACCGTGATTGCAACAACCCGCTTCCCGGTAGATTCGGCTTTGCGTTTTTCAAAAGAAGCTGATTTTATGGACTGGGGACATCGCCTAAAGATTCACGGATTGGATTTACGCCATATTCCGAGTGTCGAGATTTTTTGCAATTTTATCGAACAAAAGTACGATCGATTGGATATTTTGATCAATAATGCGGCTCAAACTGTGCGGCGTCCTTCTGGATTTTACACCCATTTGATGGAGAACGAAGAGAGTCCAATCTCCTCTTTGCCAAAACAAGCACAAGCATTATTGCTAGACCATACAAGTTGTTTGGACGAATTGAAAGTGCTGACTTCTGGCGCTTCTTCCAACCAAAATATGCCGGTAACTTGGCACGGTCCTGAGCCAGGAATTGGTTTGAGGGCTTCCGCCAAATTATCTCAGATCCCCTACTCTTTTGACAATGCGTTGGTGGCGAATGAAGTTTTCCCCGAAGGTGAACTTGATGCCGATTTGCAGCAAGTAGATTTGAGAAAAACCAATAGCTGGCGATTGAAATTGGGCGAAATAGAAACCACCGAAATGATCGAAGTGCAACTTGTGAACTCCGTAGCGCCTTTTGTGCTGTGCAACCGCCTTTCGGAAGTGATGAAAAAAGACAATACCGGACAGAAACACATCATAAATGTTTCGGCTATGGAAGGGAAATTCCATCGCTTTTTCAAAGAAGCGCGTCATCCACACACCAATATGGCCAAAGCCGCACTGAACATGCTTACCCACACTGCCGCCGGCGAATTAGCCAAAGCTGGAATCTTTATGAACGCCGTAGATACCGGCTGGGTAACCGATGAAGATCCGGCAGAATTGGCCAAAAAGAAGCAGGAATTAGAAGATTTCCAGCCACCTTTGGATATTGTAGATGGCGCCGCCCGAGTGATGGACCCTTTATTTGACGGAATAAATACCGGAAAACATTGGTGCGGAAAATTTTTAAAGGATTATAATCCGATTCCGTGGTAG
- a CDS encoding FAD-dependent oxidoreductase codes for MKKDENQAANWTICLECKGRGKKSQGIRKKNRLRYKAALEQFESSENKNSAPLPPKAHLQTCSKCSGSGIIPSDNSPAADTENYPHIAIIGAGIGGVALAVACLHRGIPFTIFERDNDYEARSQGYGLTLQQASKVIESFGISSLEAGVTSTKHLVHTCEGKVIGEWGMRKWMPTAEATSQKRCNIHIARQKLRLALLEQLGSDNSVQWGHQLIDFCDTEDQKVDLSFQVDGQIKHYKADLVVGADGIRSSVRKLLIGEENSPLHYLGCIVILGICPLSSLNDLESPLLDSATVFQTANGNERIYIMPYDADTVMWQLSFPMEEEDAKVLSSKGPQALKQEACRRTQWHSPIPQIVAATSEAQISGYPVYDRELLQAEQLCKANRATLIGDAAHPMSPFKGQGANQALIDALTLARLLYNECNSFSKWKEAGLRQIVLKEFEAEMLNRSAVKVKDSATAAEFLHSEIVLCENDAPRGRILKK; via the coding sequence GTGAAAAAGGATGAAAATCAAGCCGCAAATTGGACGATTTGTTTAGAATGTAAAGGTCGTGGCAAAAAGAGTCAAGGCATTCGCAAGAAGAATCGGCTTCGCTATAAAGCAGCGCTAGAGCAGTTTGAAAGCAGCGAAAATAAAAATTCTGCTCCGCTACCTCCTAAAGCTCATTTGCAGACATGCTCAAAATGTTCGGGATCTGGAATAATTCCGTCTGATAATTCTCCTGCTGCAGACACCGAAAACTATCCGCATATTGCCATAATTGGCGCCGGAATTGGCGGTGTTGCACTTGCCGTGGCCTGTTTGCATCGCGGAATTCCCTTCACAATTTTTGAACGCGACAATGATTATGAAGCCCGCTCCCAAGGCTACGGCCTCACCTTGCAGCAGGCAAGCAAAGTCATCGAAAGTTTTGGGATATCCTCTTTGGAAGCTGGGGTTACTTCTACAAAGCACCTTGTGCACACCTGCGAAGGGAAAGTAATTGGAGAGTGGGGAATGCGGAAATGGATGCCTACCGCCGAAGCAACTTCTCAAAAACGTTGCAACATTCATATCGCACGACAAAAACTACGTTTGGCACTATTGGAGCAATTAGGCAGCGATAATTCGGTACAGTGGGGACATCAATTAATCGACTTTTGTGATACAGAAGATCAAAAAGTCGATTTAAGTTTTCAGGTTGATGGACAAATCAAACATTATAAAGCAGATCTTGTGGTTGGTGCCGATGGTATCCGCAGTTCAGTGCGAAAACTACTAATTGGCGAGGAAAATTCCCCCTTGCATTATTTGGGTTGTATTGTAATACTGGGCATTTGCCCCTTAAGTTCATTAAATGATCTAGAAAGTCCGTTATTAGATTCCGCCACGGTATTTCAGACTGCAAACGGAAATGAACGTATTTATATAATGCCCTACGATGCAGATACCGTGATGTGGCAGTTGAGTTTTCCGATGGAGGAAGAAGATGCAAAAGTCTTAAGCTCCAAAGGACCTCAAGCTTTAAAACAAGAGGCATGCCGAAGAACACAGTGGCACTCTCCTATTCCGCAAATTGTAGCCGCGACTTCGGAGGCTCAGATATCTGGTTATCCTGTGTATGATCGCGAACTTCTGCAAGCAGAACAATTGTGCAAAGCAAATCGAGCAACCCTCATTGGCGATGCCGCCCACCCGATGAGTCCCTTTAAAGGTCAAGGGGCAAATCAAGCCTTGATTGATGCACTTACTTTGGCACGTTTACTTTATAATGAATGCAATTCTTTTTCGAAATGGAAAGAAGCGGGCTTACGCCAAATAGTATTAAAGGAATTTGAAGCGGAGATGCTCAATCGTAGTGCGGTCAAAGTAAAAGATTCTGCTACTGCTGCCGAATTCCTACATTCGGAAATAGTACTTTGCGAGAACGATGCACCAAGAGGACGGATTTTGAAGAAATAA
- a CDS encoding VOC family protein yields MDNHKEQHSDSDNMNELTPKVTGIGGIFFFTENPQKTREWYAENLGIEVNEWGSSFEFRNANRPQEINYLQWSPFKNGSEYFDPSKKEFMINYRVQNIEGLVSKLESNGVTIVDKIETFEYGKFVHIMDEDGNKLELWEPIDSVFTEMGGESTK; encoded by the coding sequence ATGGACAACCACAAAGAACAACATTCCGATTCAGATAATATGAACGAACTTACGCCAAAAGTTACGGGAATTGGTGGAATTTTCTTCTTTACAGAGAATCCGCAAAAAACAAGAGAGTGGTACGCCGAAAATTTGGGAATTGAAGTAAATGAATGGGGCTCGAGTTTCGAGTTTAGAAATGCCAACCGCCCACAAGAAATCAATTACTTACAATGGAGCCCCTTTAAAAATGGAAGTGAGTATTTTGATCCTTCCAAAAAGGAATTTATGATTAATTATAGAGTTCAAAATATAGAAGGATTGGTTTCAAAATTAGAAAGCAACGGCGTTACCATTGTTGATAAAATCGAAACTTTCGAATACGGGAAGTTTGTTCATATCATGGACGAAGATGGAAACAAATTAGAGCTTTGGGAGCCTATAGATAGCGTTTTTACCGAAATGGGAGGAGAGAGCACTAAATAA
- a CDS encoding nuclear transport factor 2 family protein, with translation MTYSNQEVAELFSMGKFDEVIKYFNDTIVWELIGESTFEGIDAVVENCKLVAEYFKSVETDFRTNDIFVSDNKVIVIGSAEFRQNGKVIDIISACDIYVFNSDIEIEKISSYCISNKTN, from the coding sequence ATGACATATTCAAACCAAGAAGTAGCCGAACTTTTCTCAATGGGAAAATTTGATGAGGTAATAAAGTATTTCAATGACACTATAGTTTGGGAGCTTATTGGTGAATCTACTTTTGAAGGTATTGATGCAGTAGTAGAAAACTGCAAATTAGTAGCAGAATATTTTAAATCGGTAGAAACAGATTTTCGCACTAATGATATTTTCGTATCAGACAATAAAGTAATAGTGATTGGATCGGCAGAATTTAGACAAAACGGAAAAGTTATAGATATTATCTCCGCCTGCGATATTTATGTATTCAATTCAGATATCGAAATAGAAAAAATATCATCTTACTGTATTTCGAACAAAACGAATTGA
- a CDS encoding pseudouridine synthase: MLEILYQDEYIIAINKPSGLLVHKSFYARDAKEFAIQELRNQIGGQHVYPIHRLDRKTSGVLLFALDKEVLKIMNERFATREVEKKYLAILRGWSPEEVTIDYDLTNDDDITQNAITYFHRLQKTEIDLEFNHKPTSRYCLVEAIPETGRMHQLRKHFKHIFHPILGSRPHGCNKQNKLWLETFELKGMMLHAHQLIFHHPINNEQLILNAKINEEFSRVGDILNLDLGEYE, from the coding sequence ATGTTAGAAATTCTGTACCAAGACGAATATATTATTGCAATTAATAAACCCAGTGGACTGTTGGTTCACAAATCATTTTATGCGCGAGACGCAAAAGAGTTTGCAATTCAGGAATTGCGAAATCAAATTGGCGGACAACACGTCTATCCTATTCATCGCTTAGACCGCAAAACATCTGGCGTTTTATTATTTGCGTTGGATAAGGAAGTATTGAAAATCATGAATGAGCGATTTGCTACACGCGAAGTTGAGAAAAAGTATCTAGCCATTTTACGTGGCTGGTCGCCTGAAGAAGTAACTATTGATTATGATTTAACCAATGATGATGACATTACGCAAAATGCAATTACTTACTTTCATCGTCTGCAAAAAACCGAAATTGACTTAGAGTTTAATCATAAACCAACCTCTCGCTACTGCCTCGTAGAAGCGATTCCCGAAACGGGCCGCATGCATCAATTGCGAAAACATTTCAAACATATTTTTCATCCCATCTTAGGAAGTCGTCCTCATGGTTGCAACAAACAAAATAAATTATGGCTAGAAACTTTTGAATTGAAAGGAATGATGCTTCATGCACATCAACTGATTTTTCATCATCCTATTAACAATGAACAACTTATCTTGAATGCAAAGATTAATGAAGAGTTTAGTCGCGTAGGTGATATTCTTAATCTGGATTTGGGTGAGTATGAATAG
- a CDS encoding RNA methyltransferase, with amino-acid sequence MIDNFTTEFFGIGILNGKTPENLGVLWRSAQNLGASYIFTIGNRYAKQACDTHNAVKSMPYFHYENFDDFYKNLPKGARLVGVELDERAEDLETFEHPRRCVYLLGAEDNGLSNQAIEKCHFLVKFKSEKSLNVSVAGSIVLYDRGIGKPRS; translated from the coding sequence ATGATTGACAATTTTACCACTGAATTTTTTGGCATCGGCATATTAAACGGAAAGACACCCGAAAATCTTGGTGTTTTGTGGCGTTCTGCGCAAAACCTCGGCGCAAGTTATATCTTTACAATCGGAAATCGCTATGCCAAACAAGCTTGCGATACCCACAATGCCGTAAAATCAATGCCTTATTTTCACTACGAAAATTTTGATGATTTCTACAAAAACCTACCAAAAGGAGCGCGATTAGTAGGAGTTGAGCTGGATGAAAGAGCCGAAGATTTGGAAACTTTTGAGCACCCACGGCGCTGTGTATATTTACTTGGAGCCGAAGATAATGGCCTTTCGAATCAAGCAATCGAAAAGTGCCATTTTCTAGTAAAATTCAAGTCAGAAAAAAGTTTAAACGTTTCGGTTGCGGGGAGCATTGTACTTTATGACCGAGGAATCGGGAAGCCTAGATCCTAA
- a CDS encoding DUF5074 domain-containing protein: protein MKNITTRATILCIILFLFQFYNASAQYTDGVFVLNEGGAGSGNASVSFISNSAVTNNIFGIQNPGIPSLGDTAQSISFNGDYAYIILNISNTVKVVNRNTFAYVATISTGINNPRYMAFANGKGYVTNWGDGTATSGDYIAVIDLDTNTVESSIAMSSGVERIILVNEKLYVAHQGGFGVGNSISVIDPLTDQVQQTIEVGDVPNSLLVKDGFLYVLCGGTPSWYPIPTDGKLVKIDLATNTIVTTLDFPNMHPNNLEINTAATDFFYTIDENVFTIPVDATTLPTLPLCSLSAQGVYGIYGMDLIDDKLYVADAGNYASPGTVYIFETSGLLLENFTVGVIPNSFYKAVEVLSNPTNSLAATVSLYPNPASDIFYINNGENASIKIYDNAGRMVKEANYNAAGISISNLSAGVYFVEISKQADKSVQRLIVN from the coding sequence ATGAAGAACATTACTACTCGTGCAACAATTTTGTGCATTATCTTATTTCTTTTTCAGTTTTACAACGCATCGGCGCAATATACTGACGGCGTTTTTGTACTTAACGAAGGGGGTGCAGGAAGCGGAAATGCTTCGGTGTCTTTCATATCAAATTCGGCAGTGACCAATAATATTTTTGGAATTCAGAATCCTGGAATTCCTAGTCTTGGCGATACCGCTCAAAGCATCAGCTTTAACGGAGATTATGCTTATATAATTCTGAACATCTCGAATACTGTCAAGGTTGTCAATCGCAATACATTTGCTTATGTAGCTACAATTAGTACTGGAATTAATAATCCTCGCTATATGGCTTTTGCAAATGGAAAAGGATATGTGACCAATTGGGGCGATGGCACCGCAACTTCGGGTGATTATATCGCGGTGATTGATTTAGATACAAACACGGTCGAAAGCAGCATCGCCATGAGCAGCGGGGTAGAGCGTATTATTTTGGTAAACGAAAAACTTTACGTAGCGCACCAAGGTGGTTTTGGTGTTGGCAACAGCATTTCGGTAATAGATCCCTTAACCGATCAAGTACAACAGACTATTGAAGTGGGCGATGTGCCGAATTCACTTTTGGTAAAAGACGGATTTCTTTATGTATTATGTGGTGGTACTCCATCGTGGTACCCAATACCAACTGACGGTAAATTGGTAAAAATTGATTTGGCTACCAATACGATTGTTACAACTTTGGATTTTCCGAACATGCATCCAAACAATTTGGAAATTAACACAGCAGCAACAGACTTTTTCTATACAATAGACGAGAATGTTTTTACAATTCCAGTAGATGCGACTACACTTCCAACGTTGCCATTATGCTCACTTTCGGCACAAGGTGTTTACGGAATTTATGGAATGGATCTAATTGACGACAAACTTTATGTAGCCGATGCGGGCAATTATGCTTCACCTGGAACAGTATATATCTTTGAAACATCTGGACTCTTGCTAGAAAACTTTACAGTTGGGGTGATTCCAAATAGTTTTTACAAAGCAGTTGAAGTATTGTCAAATCCTACAAATTCGCTTGCCGCTACAGTTAGCTTGTACCCAAATCCAGCTTCAGATATTTTCTATATCAACAATGGCGAGAACGCTTCTATTAAGATTTATGATAATGCAGGAAGAATGGTAAAAGAAGCAAATTACAATGCAGCAGGAATTTCGATTTCTAATTTATCTGCGGGTGTTTATTTTGTAGAAATTAGCAAGCAAGCTGACAAATCAGTACAACGTTTAATTGTCAACTAA
- a CDS encoding Fur family transcriptional regulator: MIRRNTPAKEAVLNILTLAGKAMSQDAIEQEIDLEINRATIYRILNSFCDDGILHRIVADDGKQYFAISDKSDQNKKFESHYHFKCLQCERIECLPVEVTFSISDDYLVQNVNCILTGVCKSCRTL; this comes from the coding sequence ATGATTAGAAGAAATACACCCGCTAAAGAGGCTGTTCTGAACATTTTAACTTTGGCAGGAAAAGCCATGAGCCAAGATGCAATTGAGCAGGAAATAGATTTAGAAATAAATAGGGCTACCATTTACCGTATTTTAAACAGCTTTTGCGATGATGGCATTTTGCACCGGATAGTTGCGGACGACGGAAAGCAGTATTTTGCCATCAGTGACAAGAGTGATCAAAACAAAAAATTTGAAAGTCATTACCACTTTAAATGCTTGCAGTGCGAAAGGATTGAATGCTTGCCTGTAGAAGTTACATTTTCTATATCAGACGACTATCTGGTTCAAAACGTCAATTGTATTTTAACCGGCGTATGCAAATCCTGTCGAACATTGTAA
- a CDS encoding T9SS type A sorting domain-containing protein, with product MNFNFCYNLIILLPFGVFAQSYAPAAGVAGSTAIHKNSPLFVQWASGITVSRGFINISNPSATYGGTNYASFGLDSDALGFPSGAVVSLGDAGSAVLTFDNPIVNGEGFDFAIFENGSSNYLELAFVEVSSDGINFFRFPNHSQTQTEIQLTTFESPEPTFINNLAGKYTSEYGTPFDISELADHDLLDKNNIQYVKIIDVVGSINPDFASYDSFGNKVNESFPTPFNAGGFDLQGVGVISSNLDVDGFRQNTNCTIYPNPTNDQFSISNAEEAAVSIYNLNGVMLYSTNLYQNQNVSVGHLPSGIYLVKIFLNSEIKNLKLIKQ from the coding sequence ATGAATTTCAATTTTTGTTATAATCTAATTATTCTACTGCCTTTTGGCGTATTTGCGCAAAGCTATGCGCCGGCGGCAGGAGTAGCGGGATCTACAGCAATTCATAAAAATAGCCCACTGTTTGTGCAGTGGGCTTCTGGAATTACGGTCAGTCGTGGATTTATAAATATTTCAAATCCTAGTGCAACCTATGGCGGGACAAATTATGCGAGTTTCGGATTAGATAGCGATGCGCTTGGATTTCCTTCGGGTGCGGTGGTAAGTTTAGGTGATGCCGGATCTGCTGTTTTAACTTTCGATAATCCAATTGTCAATGGCGAAGGTTTTGATTTTGCCATCTTCGAAAATGGCTCGAGCAATTATCTAGAACTTGCTTTTGTAGAGGTTAGTTCTGACGGAATTAATTTTTTTAGGTTTCCTAATCATAGCCAAACGCAAACGGAAATACAACTAACGACTTTTGAAAGTCCTGAGCCTACTTTTATTAATAATCTGGCTGGAAAATATACCTCAGAATACGGAACGCCCTTTGATATTTCGGAACTTGCCGACCATGATTTGTTGGATAAGAATAACATTCAATATGTAAAAATTATTGATGTTGTGGGTTCAATAAATCCCGATTTTGCTAGCTATGATAGTTTTGGAAACAAAGTTAATGAGTCATTTCCAACGCCTTTTAACGCTGGAGGTTTTGATTTGCAGGGAGTGGGCGTTATAAGTAGTAATCTTGATGTGGATGGCTTTCGCCAAAATACCAATTGCACAATTTACCCAAATCCAACTAATGATCAATTTAGCATCAGCAATGCCGAGGAGGCAGCAGTTTCTATTTATAATCTAAATGGAGTTATGCTTTATTCGACAAATTTGTATCAGAATCAAAATGTTTCTGTTGGCCACCTGCCTAGTGGAATTTATTTGGTTAAAATCTTTTTGAATTCGGAAATAAAAAATTTGAAGTTAATAAAGCAGTAA
- a CDS encoding TonB-dependent receptor domain-containing protein, with protein sequence MHNKNMLVVAFALFHIVVFGQQDTTAIHLDAVILKTVNLQKSIFKTQDVSELVQRINTGKDLAHHLQSLTGVQIRKSGANVSKPIIDGLSSSRIVYMINGVKLENQDWADSHSPEIDADLANILSVLRGAESVKYGSNALGGVVNIETGRIPDNTSINGSATVHYSQNTRGMGSNLKLQQNLNLIKGLRWRIGTNYTKHGDYHNQEYNVANSGTSLNSYQTEIEYAVKNVKFKSFYSYYNSKQGNYFGALTGNIEEFEERIKHGKPLVTFPYSFNLHAPYQESTHQIASTSVDWKFAPHYFLKSHYSYQKNQKEEFDIRRSALSSVPIQDLTLTANHLDIELGNKINNRYSALGFQIRSKTNYNQPGTGVTPSLPNYIYMENSLYTHHTLKLKQWMLNAGLRYDWAFMNARGINFLGQNYGENKNFSALSAQVAAKRSTEMWDFYSSLSYGWRVPESYELYANGKQHGIPIYYVGNMNMSPEKGQKWMNSITYKTTNTSLEFQGFINRIEDYIYAVPTHQYKQLFSGPAAIFQFKQQDALLAGIDIIHATDINSNINLINKFSWIQGHEIRSKAALPNISPIRVHSTLSYQLPVLANFQDNSFRLSHEWTAKKNDFNPDYELSSNTPPAYHLFNLSASTSYPIDKNSVLKFTTSVDNLFNTLYKDYLNLHRYFVHDRGRSINVNIQFNF encoded by the coding sequence ATGCATAATAAAAATATGCTAGTTGTTGCCTTCGCGCTATTTCATATAGTAGTATTTGGGCAACAGGATACTACCGCAATACATTTAGACGCCGTGATTTTAAAAACTGTCAATCTTCAAAAATCAATTTTTAAAACGCAGGATGTTAGCGAACTAGTGCAACGCATCAATACCGGTAAAGACCTTGCACATCATTTGCAGTCATTAACTGGTGTTCAAATTAGAAAATCTGGAGCCAATGTTTCAAAACCAATAATTGATGGTCTATCAAGTAGCCGTATTGTATATATGATAAACGGTGTAAAGTTAGAAAATCAGGATTGGGCAGATTCTCATTCGCCAGAAATAGATGCCGATTTAGCCAATATTCTAAGTGTATTGCGAGGTGCAGAGTCGGTTAAATATGGTTCTAATGCGTTAGGAGGTGTAGTTAATATCGAAACTGGTAGAATTCCAGATAATACTAGTATTAACGGGTCTGCAACAGTTCACTATTCTCAAAACACGCGTGGAATGGGCAGTAATTTGAAGCTTCAGCAGAATTTAAATCTTATAAAAGGCTTGCGTTGGCGAATTGGAACAAATTATACAAAACACGGCGACTATCATAATCAAGAATACAATGTTGCAAACTCTGGAACAAGTCTAAATAGTTACCAAACCGAGATAGAATATGCAGTTAAAAATGTGAAATTTAAATCCTTCTATTCTTATTACAATTCAAAGCAGGGGAATTATTTTGGAGCGCTTACTGGTAATATCGAAGAATTTGAAGAACGCATTAAACACGGTAAACCACTCGTCACTTTTCCTTACTCGTTTAATCTCCACGCACCCTATCAGGAAAGCACCCACCAGATTGCAAGTACCTCTGTGGATTGGAAATTTGCACCACATTATTTTTTAAAATCGCACTACTCATATCAAAAAAACCAGAAGGAAGAATTTGATATAAGACGAAGTGCATTGAGTTCAGTTCCCATTCAAGATCTGACTTTAACTGCAAATCACCTTGATATAGAATTAGGTAATAAAATCAACAATCGATATTCAGCACTCGGATTTCAAATACGAAGCAAGACCAATTACAATCAACCGGGGACGGGAGTCACTCCGAGCTTGCCGAATTATATCTATATGGAAAATTCACTTTATACCCATCACACGCTAAAACTGAAACAGTGGATGCTAAATGCGGGATTGCGTTATGATTGGGCATTTATGAACGCTAGAGGAATTAATTTCTTAGGTCAAAATTATGGAGAGAACAAAAACTTCTCAGCCTTGTCTGCCCAAGTAGCAGCCAAACGATCTACCGAAATGTGGGATTTCTATTCGTCCTTAAGTTACGGATGGCGCGTACCTGAATCGTATGAATTATATGCGAATGGCAAACAACACGGTATTCCTATTTATTATGTTGGAAATATGAATATGAGTCCAGAAAAAGGACAGAAATGGATGAATTCCATCACCTACAAAACAACGAATACAAGTTTAGAATTTCAGGGTTTTATTAATAGGATAGAAGATTATATTTATGCTGTGCCGACTCATCAGTACAAACAACTTTTTTCAGGTCCGGCTGCCATTTTCCAGTTTAAGCAACAAGATGCGTTACTAGCAGGCATTGACATTATTCATGCTACCGATATAAATTCTAATATAAATCTGATAAACAAATTTAGTTGGATTCAGGGACATGAAATTAGATCTAAAGCTGCTTTACCCAATATTTCTCCTATAAGAGTTCACAGCACTTTAAGCTATCAGCTACCCGTATTGGCAAATTTTCAAGACAACAGCTTTCGTCTTAGTCACGAATGGACTGCAAAGAAAAATGATTTCAATCCAGATTATGAGTTATCATCGAATACACCACCGGCCTATCATTTATTCAACTTGTCAGCCTCAACGAGCTATCCAATTGACAAAAATTCAGTACTAAAATTTACCACTAGCGTAGATAACCTATTTAATACATTATATAAGGACTATTTGAACCTACACCGCTATTTTGTTCACGATAGAGGACGTAGTATTAATGTGAACATTCAATTTAATTTTTAA